The nucleotide window ttttttttgaaattttaaaagtggcaagtGACATTACAACGACACGGTGAGTTAAAATGGAAGTAGGCAAACTGGCTTTGATTGGCTCAGCTAGTATAAATATTTAGGGGGCAGTGTGGGAAGAAGTGGAGAAGAACATCTATTGTGCTACGAGTGATGAAAACTGGAGTAATAGTACTACAGTAAACTACAAGTGGTTAAAAATGGGATTGACAGTACTGTTAatcatcaaaaactacatataggGACGAATAAATTAAGTCTAATTTCTGCGTAATGCAAGAGAACTAGCCCCAGTTTTTCTCGCCTAAAATCTCTTTTAGCATATCGGTTTTATCTTAAAATACTATCAATTACTATGCACAGTACACAGCAACaagaaaaaattcaatttttgagtGTTAAGAATTGATAGTATTGGAATAATACTTGTGCAAGTATGAAATAGTCACGTTATTACGGCCAAACGGAAGTTTAACTGTGTTCTTAGCAGAAACGTTATTACAAATGAAATCTGTTTTAGGTAGCAATACCACAATTACTGTGTATCGAGAAAAATTAACCTATCTCCACCACATAAAGAACTTCATACCTTCAAAAGAGTAACGCTTTTTAGCAAGCTGGAAACTTTTTGGCTTTACATCACTAAATAAAAACACCGTTAATTATATTACTGCTATCTTTTAACCTTTATCAATCTGTATAAGCATTTAACAAACAGGCTGTACAAACAATTTTATTGTATGTGACAAATATTGAAGCAGCTGTAATGATATATCAATCATTTAAAACAATTCAATGACAACAAATTCTGATTCTGATCAATATGGTGATGTGTCGAGACGATGACAAGTAACACATAGAGGATTTAAAATATACCTACTTCTGCTGTTGTTTTCCATAACGAGGATTTACATTTGGTTTCTCGTACtctataaaatacaataatttctttttaaaattcacATAATTTATGTTAAAACTTTAATGAATTAAATGAAAAACTCACTTTTCAGACTTTCAACTAAATTCATTAAATCAGTTGTTAATTGGGAATAGTTGGGTTGGGTTTCATCTTCATCAATCAAGTTTCTATAAACAGAACATTCATTGGGATCTACACCAGCAGTGGTGATTTCATCAATTGAAATTTTCATTTCGCCCAACGGATTTGACGAAATATCCGCTTTGTTCATTTGATGAAGATGTGAATTGAATGTTGGGATAGTTCTTGGAAACGAGGATAGCCTGCGAAGTTGTTGTTCAATTTCCAACTTTTCAGTAACTAACtcaaaatgagattttaaattaaaagtttgAACGTAATCTGTAAATTCTTGTACTTTCTTATTGTCGACAAAACCATCATTAGtcaattttgctttaaattctTCCAATTTCTCATCGAATATCCGCAAtagatcttcttcttctttatttaacattttgagatattCTTCTAGTCGCtttaactttctttcttttaatttttgaacaaatacTTCTCTTTCTTTCTCTAAATTTGTTAGAGCGTCACTGTATTTTCTTGTTAAATTTTTCAACACCACTTTTGTTTCATCGAATGAGTTGATAAACGACTGAAACCACTTTTTAGCTTCAAGACCAAAATCATCAATCGTTTTTATTCTGTGATTCTTGTGTTGTCTGTGTGTGCAATAAACACATGTTAACAAATTTTCACAATCAATACAGACAAATTTTGCAAGCGAGTCGTGTTGCTTACAAAATGGTTGGAGTTCTTGCAGTTTTTGATTGAAAATGACATTGATATATGATTTGTTGGAACAAGAATGaaggttttgacattttttacagATCTTTAAACTGCATTTTGTACAGGAATAGTTGATCATCTGGTTGCAGTCTTTACTTTGCTGACATAAAGAATTAACTTTTTCACCAGGGGAGCTATGAACAAAgtaatatcaatttttttacaaaaacattatgTAACTAAATTATATATCCTTATTATCCATTATAGTGACTTTCTTGACATATGCTATACAATTTTTATGACGACCATGAGCTgctatttttgttacttttttcttattttttgaacactttGTACTCACGATATGAATATTTGGTAAAAAATTTCtgctttaaaatataatttcccTACGCTTACTATTCTTTTATGAAGACCTTTTAGATttgtaattgtattttttttgttcacttACAAACCACATTTGTGTATAGGTAACTGAAATGTTTTAAACTAAAaactttttcacaaaattatgTCTGTGTTATTTCCATGCGCGTTTCTCTAAAATAAACATTCTGACAAATACTGAGAGAAGTACTAAGTAGTATTTAGTGTTTTCAGTATTATGTACATAGGATTAACTTACACTTTTTCCAAAATGCCAGTTAATGTGAACACCTTCACTAACGAGGATGTTGTTTGTTCCTGAGTAATTATTGTCTTTTTAGTACACCTCACTGGACAAGGCAGTTCAGCACTCCCATCTTCCATAAATACTAAAATACCATCTAGACAACCTTGACAATAAGTGTGCCCGCAGTTCAGTTGTTTAGGCTCATGATAGGTGTCTAAACAAATCTTGCATTCCAACAACGCAGCAAGCTCAacttttgataaagccattttATTACAGAAACTtgcaaaaaattctaaaaaataaaaatatttcaagtatctTTTTTATTCCAGATAAGTGagattgtttattattattagtggGCAGCTTTCATTTAAAGATATTTACGTCATACACGTCTAAAATCATGCGCTAGGAATTAAATTTTTGCTAAGATTAAACCTCACCACGCATTGTGATAAGAAGACACTTTTACAGTGATTTCGCACAGTTAAGTAaggtttaaaaatatacaagtaatttacaaaatgaataaaaaatgaatttcgtGTGAatcagcataaaatttaaaaatatctgtATTTCCATGCATAAATAATCATGTCAGTGACATGATTATTTATGCACAGGGATGCATAGCTTTTGAATTCAGGGTTTGTGCATTTTCTTATATTGTTTAGATTGATGCTTACATTACGATGCATGACATTACTTGGTATTTCGTATGAAAGAGAACTACTAGTATAGCGATTAAAGATCCATATATTTCAATTTCTGAAAATGAGACAAAAATATGCCAAGTAGCAGTTATCATATGTGACAGAGTGATGAAAAGTGAGAAATTGCAAATAAAGTGTACTCTCTGTCATCACTACGAGCCAATAAATTGAATTAAActaatattttgtgaaaaaagaaattaagaatCGAGATTATGAATCTAAAAGTATACCCCTCCAAAATTCAGCATAATCACAAAACATTAAATcctaaaataaacgaaattgcATCACACCCACAATAACAGATAAGGTTTTGCAACAAACAGCCTTTATTTaagcaaatgcaatatatagCTTTCTGTAAACCAATAAATTTACATTTCCAAACCAAGTATATAGTAAACGGTTAAAGTTTATTGACATTTTAGGTCGTAACATATTCCCCCTTACATAAACTCTgtctttgaaatttttttttaattatttaccaaaaatataaaaaactttctcttctaacttgtgttttcaaaaatatctttcaCAATACTCAAACAACAAATGACACGCCAGCGTTTGTCCAGTAATAAAATATCTGATTAAACAGTGGAATAATAGACCCCTTTTGTTGCCATAGCTCGTATTTGCTTTTAGAAGTTCTTCATCGTAGGAGCTTTAAGACACTCCGTTATTTGTCTTT belongs to Hydractinia symbiolongicarpus strain clone_291-10 chromosome 1, HSymV2.1, whole genome shotgun sequence and includes:
- the LOC130649243 gene encoding E3 ubiquitin-protein ligase TRIM56-like; its protein translation is MALSKVELAALLECKICLDTYHEPKQLNCGHTYCQGCLDGILVFMEDGSAELPCPVRCTKKTIITQEQTTSSLVKVFTLTGILEKVSPGEKVNSLCQQSKDCNQMINYSCTKCSLKICKKCQNLHSCSNKSYINVIFNQKLQELQPFCKQHDSLAKFVCIDCENLLTCVYCTHRQHKNHRIKTIDDFGLEAKKWFQSFINSFDETKVVLKNLTRKYSDALTNLEKEREVFVQKLKERKLKRLEEYLKMLNKEEEDLLRIFDEKLEEFKAKLTNDGFVDNKKVQEFTDYVQTFNLKSHFELVTEKLEIEQQLRRLSSFPRTIPTFNSHLHQMNKADISSNPLGEMKISIDEITTAGVDPNECSVYRNLIDEDETQPNYSQLTTDLMNLVESLKKYEKPNVNPRYGKQQQNDVKPKSFQLAKKRYSFEELETIIANGDVKTFQTILIDHPNIFKMRGNDGKTLLIIAACYNKPSIVKCLIDAGSDVYAVNEDKWNAYHYSAFYGDHDVLKVLINHDITNINNVNNYNDTPLHLASFHDHIDCVKLLLSIPHIDVNIRNKQNQTAYDVTRDNTIKRLLQEH